TCGACGACAAGAAAGCTTTTTACCCAGCTGCTGGCAGCGAGCATCGCCACCCTCGCGGCGGGCGCGCCTTCCACGGCCAGCGCCGGCGGGGGCCGGGGCGGGCCTCCACCAGTGCGGACGATCGACACTCGCTTTACCGGATCGCGGGCCTCCTCGGGCCGAGTTGTCCGGGTGAAGACGCTGCCGGATGGTTCCAAGACCATCCTTGTGGGCCGGCACCAGGGGGGGGACGCTGACCTCTTTGCGCAGGCTCTTCGTGTCCGCACCGGGTGAGAAGCGCGGCGAAGGCAGCTCTGAACGTCACCTCGGAGCTGGCCCCGCAAGTGGCCACTCGTCGAGCGGCAAGCGTTCCGCGAAGAGGATTCTGCTGCAGAGCAACGCCGCCCGTGCGCTGGCCGCGGCGTTCAACCTGAAGCTTCCCACAGCGCCCCGGGACGCGACCAAACTGCTGATTCATGCGCCGATCTACTACTCCACTCCGGCCGGGAATGCCGCCGCGCAGAGAGCCGCGCGGGCGGCCGCCGGCGAGGCACTGACCCACTCTTTGGGGCAGCAGCGAACGGATCCGGAAATTGTCAGGGGTCTGTCGGCTCCCGGGGGTCCCGCAGCGGGCGAGCTGCTCCCGGGCTTTGGTCTCCGAGACGTCCGCGGTGGTAATGACGGCGCCGTCTTGCTGCCGAAGCTGTCGCCCGCTGGCGGCTTCGCGGGAGCCACGGTGTTCCTCGTCGCAGGGGGGATGCAGAAGGGGAAGGCGATTGACCTAGAACAGGCCCGCGCCACTATCACGATCGACGACCCAAGACTGGGCGCGGCCGTTGCGTACTGGGCCGAGGTGGGCGGCACGAAGCAATCCAACAACTACCGTTTTGCTAACTTTCGGGCGGCGCTGCACGAGGCCCTCAAGCGGCAGCTCGATGAAAACAAGCCCCGCGAGGCATCGGTCCTCTCCGCCGACGTCCACCCCATCGCGCGCCCGCGCGCAGGGCTGAAGGGCCTGGGGGCCGAGATCCTGCAACAGCAAATCAACCAGCCTGCAGCCGTGGTCGGCGACTACAGCAGCGCAGCCCTCTCGCTGAAGACGGTTGACAGGGGTTACGCAGCTACGGCCGCCATCGTCGCCTTCTCCCCGGCTACCGACACCCCCGGAGCGAACCCGCGGGCGCTAAGCACGCTGGCCAGGGAGGCCGCCACCCAATGGCTGGGGGCGGTTCGCGACACGCTCTCGCACGGAACGCGGAAACAGGTTCGCGTGCTCATTCCGAGCGCCGACCGTCTCACCAACGCAGCCCTGCACAACGCCATCGCGGCGGGCTTGTCTAGCGCCGCAGGTGGGTTCGAAGAAATCCGGGCGAGCGACTCCAGAGCGCAGCAGCACCCCGGCTTCAGCGTCTACGAGATTACCGTTTACGCCGCTGATTGAGCCTCGCCGCGGCGCGGTGAAGCGCCTCTTGCCCCTGCCCGCCCCTGACCGGCCCCTTCCCGGTCGTCCAAAGCCTGCCTTGATCCTCGGCTCTGGTCGGGGCGGGCGTGGTGCGGGACGACGTGGTGCGGGACGACGTGGTGCGGGTGCAACGTCGTCGGCGCTGAATCCTCGGTCGTGCGGGAGGCCGAGCCTGGCGAGCCGAGGCAGGTGCTACTCTCCCGTATCCTCGTAGGCATAGCTGAGCAGGTAGGCGCCATCGCCCGTCCGCTTCCAGCGGTAGCTGGCCAGCGAGCCGCTGCGACCGGTGCTGCAGGTCGCGTCGCCTGCCGCAGAGAACGCGGCCGGGCAGTCGAGGTTCTCGATCGGGTCCCAGGCTGAGCTGATCGCCTTGGCGGCCCGTCGACCCTGTCGGCGGGTAAAGGTCCTGGTCCCGCCCTCGCCCTCGGAGGGCGGCGCGAGGGTCTCCTGGTAGCCAGAGCTCGGGCTGATGAGGGCGAGCAGACCCTTGGTATCGTCTGCTTTGCTGCGGCGAAAGAGCTCCAACATCCACCCCGCCGGCGTGCGATCTGGGCAGCGCTCGCTGGGGCAGCAGTTCTCCGCGTAGGGTCGCGCCTGCTCGACGGAGAGCGCGCAGCGCCTGCGGTCCAGCGTCAGCTGGACGACCCAGTACCCTTCGCGGCAGGCACCATCCAATGAGTTGCGTTGCTCGACGATCGTCCCGGCGTCGTTCTGCTGCAGACCGAGAAAGACGAAGGTGGCCTCGGGGTGGCGCGCCCTCGCCTTGGCCAAATGAGCGGCCATCCAGCGCCGAATCGTTCGGAGCTCGGCCGCCTCGCGCGCGTCGGCCTGGAACCCGGGCGCCTCCGGGTCGAGCTTGCAGGGCTGCCGAGCAGCACCAGATCGCGAGACCGCCACGACCGCCAGCAGCGCGAGCACCCCGACGCCACACCTGCGGCGCCGCGCAGGCCCCGCGCCCGTCCTTGAGTGGCTAGCGTTCATCGCCTTCCCTTCCCTTCGGACTGGCTCAAAGAGCGTCGCCGCCTCACAGCGCTCGTGGTCTCGCGCTCCGTCTGGCAGCCGCGTCGGCTCGGGCGTCACCACCTCGACGGCGCCCTTCATTCCGATCGCGCCCTTCACCCCGAGGCGAAACGCACCCGTGGCGAGTGCGCCGCGTCTGCTCAGGGATTAGGGCGTGTCGCGCACCGGCCATACCCGCCGGGCCTCACTACCCTTGAGGTAGCGCGTGGTGAAGCCGCTGAAGAGGTAGACACCCCAGGCGTAGTCGGCCCGCGCGAGCAGCGGGTCTGAGGTCGACGACCAGAAGTAGCCGGTGGCGCTGACGTTCAGAAAGGGCGCATCGGCGGGCAGCGCGGGCTGAGCGCGCGAAAGGTCGACGAGGCTCTGAAGCTCGGTGCGGTTCGGCAGGCGCCAGTCGCTGTGGCCGGCGGCGCAGTCGGGGTAGGTTCCGTCATTCAGGCCCCGGACGAAGTTCAGGCCCCGCTCCCAACCGACCTGGCCATCCGCGGTGCCGTCGCTGTCGAAGCCCGGGTAGCGGGTGGCGATACAGTTGGCGTCCTGCAACCAGGTCAGCGCGGTCAAGGCGTCGCTCACCGTGCCATCGCCGCGATCGAGGAAGCGCGGGACGGGCCAGCTGCGGCCGACGCGCCGCTCTCCGTCCTGCCCCGTGGCGTCACAGTCGACGGCGCTGCCGGCTTCGTCGTAACAGAGAGCCGCGCCCGTGCGGGCGACCGGCGCGGGGCCCGCGCTGGCACCCGTTCGCACCAGCCAGACGAGACCATGATCGCCCGTCTTGTCGAAGCCGCCGACGCTGCCCCCGACCAGCTCGGCGGTCCAGGCCTTCTTCAGCTGGCTGGCCATCGTATTGGACGACCAATAGGGCGTTATGCCCACCACGTTGAGAAAGCCGTTGGCGCCGAGCCAGGTGCTGGTATCTGGCTGGCCGGCATCGAGCAGGCTCTGCAGCTCCTTGAGGTTCGGCAGGCGCCAGTCGCTCGTGCCCGCCGCACAGAGGGGGAAGGTGCCCT
Above is a window of Pseudomonadota bacterium DNA encoding:
- a CDS encoding DUF1566 domain-containing protein — its product is MYPILARAGLSLICLCCACSDGGGARSVDAGLPDRALPVADAMADASRAERGADATTGDAGEAARGDASSPDAKVVLSTRLAQTGQRGCYSALGAALDCDGTGQDADERAGLAWPSPRFVAAADGTISDALTGLVWLADANCMATHYAAVDTDATASVAGDGRVTWQHALNFARGVREGTFPLCAAGTSDWRLPNLKELQSLLDAGQPDTSTWLGANGFLNVVGITPYWSSNTMASQLKKAWTAELVGGSVGGFDKTGDHGLVWLVRTGASAGPAPVARTGAALCYDEAGSAVDCDATGQDGERRVGRSWPVPRFLDRGDGTVSDALTALTWLQDANCIATRYPGFDSDGTADGQVGWERGLNFVRGLNDGTYPDCAAGHSDWRLPNRTELQSLVDLSRAQPALPADAPFLNVSATGYFWSSTSDPLLARADYAWGVYLFSGFTTRYLKGSEARRVWPVRDTP